One genomic segment of Corynebacterium durum includes these proteins:
- a CDS encoding DUF2771 domain-containing protein, with amino-acid sequence MGSKKTGSKKTRRRNLTQFLMLTVAVVAVVAISITFQRWWNNRPGPEPRDIQLTVSAPSGEQKISPFTVCEPGTTCAENSVPEVRLGEQDKVKVTVPKEVYDQGWSLLTIYDDPAANDQSSFKAHEKQEVEVSGSAEPRTADSTTRPRLVVVEISTAMVGHNDAGEETPYSVVWSVKVTD; translated from the coding sequence ATGGGCAGCAAAAAGACGGGCAGCAAAAAGACACGGCGCAGAAACCTCACGCAATTCCTGATGTTGACGGTGGCTGTAGTCGCTGTTGTGGCAATTTCCATCACGTTCCAGCGTTGGTGGAACAATCGCCCAGGCCCAGAGCCGCGAGACATTCAGTTGACGGTGTCTGCACCGTCGGGGGAACAAAAAATCAGCCCATTTACGGTGTGCGAACCTGGAACCACCTGTGCTGAAAACTCAGTTCCAGAGGTGCGCCTTGGCGAGCAAGACAAAGTGAAGGTCACCGTGCCCAAAGAGGTCTATGACCAGGGCTGGTCACTACTGACCATTTACGACGACCCTGCCGCCAACGACCAATCTTCGTTTAAAGCTCACGAGAAGCAAGAGGTGGAGGTGTCGGGTTCTGCGGAACCACGTACCGCAGACAGCACCACCCGCCCCCGTCTGGTGGTGGTGGAAATTTCCACCGCCATGGTTGGGCATAACGATGCCGGGGAGGAAACGCCCTACTCGGTGGTGTGGTCTGTGAAAGTCACTGACTAG
- a CDS encoding DUF3239 domain-containing protein — MNNFTFDVDIEHNKKNNELFKDTKRLQTSAGVYGLLQLILAAAALWWSNQAIWGWILAIVLGIMAIISFAMINIIPKKVGTPENIYRQYPLVPAIIAQVNPRDLVLLALVNKNIDPDLSPQWALAARNITRINGHERVEGEEVPSVGVSGRRSLNTKDQWDEITPMPIAWATPSSKVIADAHAAIPQEQWELLKQNKGRLDEVFSSPHNLIDL; from the coding sequence ATGAACAACTTCACGTTCGACGTGGATATCGAGCACAACAAGAAAAACAACGAACTATTCAAAGACACAAAGCGACTGCAAACCAGCGCCGGCGTTTACGGACTTCTCCAACTCATCCTCGCTGCGGCCGCACTATGGTGGTCCAACCAAGCCATCTGGGGCTGGATTCTTGCCATTGTCCTAGGCATCATGGCCATCATCAGCTTCGCCATGATCAACATCATCCCCAAAAAAGTAGGAACCCCCGAGAACATTTACCGCCAGTACCCCCTCGTTCCCGCCATCATCGCCCAAGTCAACCCGCGCGACCTGGTTCTCCTTGCACTCGTAAACAAAAACATCGACCCAGATCTTTCACCTCAATGGGCCCTGGCTGCACGTAACATCACCCGAATCAACGGACATGAGCGGGTTGAGGGTGAAGAAGTCCCCAGCGTAGGTGTGTCTGGCCGACGTTCCCTGAACACCAAAGACCAGTGGGACGAAATCACTCCCATGCCCATCGCCTGGGCAACCCCCTCCAGCAAGGTCATTGCCGATGCTCACGCTGCAATCCCGCAGGAACAATGGGAACTGCTTAAACAAAATAAAGGACGCCTTGACGAGGTCTTTTCTTCCCCCCATAATCTCATCGATCTCTAG
- a CDS encoding glutaminyl-peptide cyclotransferase has product MNAYRHPLSHRRTTHGTLAGIVVALSLTATLAACSSSTDTADQRQQPPTSVTAQPTMGVEVVATHPFDQSSFTQGLEVEGDSLLISTGQEGESRVYRSSLDGKEQQSVPLDREFFGEGITRAGDHVWQLTWRHGTAVKRDATSLAEVARTNYSGEGWGLCSFGDRLIMSDGTSQLRVLDPDTFVERERIQVTRDGAPLDKLNELDCTDGHIYANRFLTSEIVRIDAASGNVTDTIDASTLASNAAPDPNNVLNGIAHIPGTDRFLVGGKRWPQLYEVRFVPR; this is encoded by the coding sequence ATGAACGCTTACCGCCATCCCCTCTCTCACCGCAGAACCACTCACGGCACACTCGCTGGGATTGTCGTGGCGCTGAGCCTCACGGCAACCCTTGCGGCGTGTAGTTCCTCCACGGACACCGCCGACCAGAGGCAGCAACCACCAACGAGCGTCACCGCACAACCCACCATGGGGGTCGAGGTCGTCGCTACGCATCCTTTTGACCAGTCAAGTTTTACCCAGGGTCTTGAGGTTGAGGGGGATTCGCTGCTGATCAGCACCGGCCAGGAGGGCGAAAGCCGTGTCTACCGCAGTTCTCTTGACGGCAAAGAACAGCAGTCGGTTCCCCTAGACCGCGAGTTTTTCGGCGAGGGAATTACCCGCGCTGGGGATCACGTGTGGCAGCTGACCTGGCGGCACGGCACGGCTGTCAAGCGTGACGCGACATCACTCGCCGAGGTGGCCCGCACGAACTACAGCGGCGAGGGTTGGGGCTTATGTTCCTTCGGGGACCGCCTCATTATGTCCGACGGTACCTCCCAGCTGCGCGTCCTCGACCCGGACACCTTTGTGGAACGCGAGCGCATCCAGGTCACCCGCGACGGCGCTCCGCTAGACAAGCTCAACGAACTGGACTGCACCGACGGACACATCTATGCCAACCGTTTTCTCACTTCCGAAATCGTGCGTATCGACGCCGCGTCAGGCAACGTCACTGACACCATTGATGCCTCCACACTGGCCAGCAACGCCGCACCGGACCCCAACAATGTGTTGAACGGTATTGCGCACATCCCAGGTACGGATCGTTTTCTTGTGGGCGGCAAGCGGTGGCCGCAGCTTTATGAGGTGCGCTTTGTCCCCCGGTGA
- a CDS encoding cold-shock protein has product MPIGKVKWYDAERGYGFVSNPGNEDCYVSKQVLPDGVEELHQGQRIDFDFAAGRRGPQALRVKILDTPRVSKKPQHKYEPEKLHGMVSDLVTLLESKVQPLLRSGRYPDRKTGHQVAEILRAVAKELDS; this is encoded by the coding sequence GTGCCTATCGGAAAGGTGAAGTGGTACGACGCTGAACGCGGTTACGGCTTTGTCTCTAACCCGGGCAACGAGGACTGCTACGTCAGCAAACAAGTACTACCCGACGGGGTGGAAGAACTCCACCAGGGCCAACGCATCGACTTCGACTTCGCAGCCGGACGCCGCGGCCCCCAAGCGCTGCGGGTGAAAATCCTAGACACCCCCCGCGTCTCTAAAAAACCCCAGCATAAATACGAACCAGAAAAGCTCCACGGCATGGTCTCTGACCTTGTGACCCTCCTAGAGTCTAAAGTCCAGCCACTCCTGCGGTCAGGGCGTTACCCCGACCGAAAAACTGGCCACCAAGTCGCAGAAATCCTCCGCGCCGTGGCCAAAGAACTAGACAGCTAA
- a CDS encoding aminotransferase class IV, translating to MRATSFRVRDGKVRNLAGHLERLGLSEAESQRLRTELRQRVHDAAASGAYAINPIIWADTGSWTIDVRPDRTIKSHIIMDAHPHNDERRQPQVKGPDLMWLSTRMNITKGRGADEGLLKAPSGRIIEGIYAHLIALHGNKVAVSTHPRTLRSITAAQVIPYLQQCGMTVVERTEGFTLQELHEAEVWDLNAFSGIRLVTAWAEYGDVIDVPAGRAAAAQVPTSEEVNRWLWEQADVV from the coding sequence GTGAGAGCTACCTCCTTTCGCGTCCGTGACGGCAAGGTACGCAATCTGGCCGGGCATCTTGAACGCTTGGGCTTGTCTGAAGCTGAAAGCCAGCGGCTGCGCACAGAGCTGCGTCAACGCGTCCACGATGCCGCCGCCAGCGGCGCTTACGCCATTAACCCCATTATCTGGGCCGATACGGGATCATGGACCATAGACGTGCGCCCCGACCGCACCATCAAATCCCACATCATCATGGACGCACACCCCCATAACGACGAGCGCCGCCAACCTCAGGTCAAAGGCCCCGACCTGATGTGGTTATCCACCCGCATGAACATTACCAAGGGTCGCGGCGCGGATGAGGGCCTGCTCAAAGCCCCTAGCGGCCGCATCATTGAGGGGATTTACGCCCATCTGATTGCGCTCCACGGCAACAAGGTTGCGGTGAGCACACACCCTCGCACATTACGTTCGATCACCGCAGCCCAGGTGATCCCCTATCTGCAACAGTGCGGTATGACAGTGGTGGAACGGACTGAAGGGTTTACTCTCCAGGAGCTTCATGAAGCGGAAGTGTGGGATCTCAACGCGTTTTCTGGTATTCGACTGGTCACAGCATGGGCCGAATACGGGGATGTGATTGATGTTCCGGCTGGTCGGGCCGCCGCAGCCCAGGTGCCCACATCAGAAGAAGTCAACCGATGGCTGTGGGAGCAGGCGGACGTCGTCTAA
- a CDS encoding DNA repair helicase XPB — MAFGDGPLIVQSDKTVLLEIDHALADEARAALAPFAELERAPEHVHTYRITPLAVWNARAAGHDAEQLVDVLERYSRFPVPHPLLIDVVETMSRYGRVKLHKHPAHGLILESAEPAIIAEITRHKKIAPMLGATIDDTSVVVHPSERGRLKQELLKVGWPAEDLAGYVDGEAHPIALEETDWSLRDYQRFAADSFWEGGSGVVVLPCGAGKTMVGAAAMAKAQATTLILVTNTVAGRQWRDELLRRTSLTEEEIGEYSGEKKEIRPVTIATYQVVTRKTKGEYRALELFDSRDWGLIIYDEVHLLPAPVFRMTSDLQSRRRLGLTATLVREDGLEGDVFSLIGPKRYDAPWKDIEAQGYIAAAECVEVRVTMTKAERMAYATAERSVRYRLAACAETKNKVVKKLVEQHKGEPTLVIGAYIDQLEELGGILDAPVIDGKTSNKKREELFDAFRKGTLNVLVVSKVANFSIDLPEAAVAIQVSGTFGSRQEEAQRLGRLLRPKANGREALFYTVVSRDTLDTEYAAHRQRFLAEQGYAYRIVDADDLLFPIKDN; from the coding sequence GTGGCTTTTGGTGATGGACCGCTCATCGTCCAATCCGACAAAACAGTCCTTCTAGAAATCGATCATGCGCTTGCCGACGAAGCCCGCGCTGCCCTCGCGCCCTTCGCGGAACTGGAACGCGCCCCTGAGCATGTTCACACCTACCGCATCACCCCGCTTGCCGTGTGGAACGCCCGCGCCGCCGGTCACGATGCAGAACAGCTTGTCGACGTCCTGGAACGCTACTCGCGCTTCCCCGTTCCCCACCCCCTGCTTATTGACGTCGTGGAGACCATGAGTCGCTATGGCCGGGTCAAGCTTCACAAACACCCAGCCCACGGGCTCATTCTGGAATCTGCGGAACCCGCCATCATTGCCGAAATCACCCGGCACAAAAAAATAGCCCCCATGCTGGGAGCCACGATTGACGACACCTCCGTGGTCGTGCACCCCTCCGAACGCGGACGCCTGAAACAAGAACTACTGAAAGTAGGCTGGCCTGCCGAAGACCTCGCCGGATACGTTGATGGCGAGGCACACCCTATCGCCCTTGAAGAAACCGACTGGTCACTGCGTGACTACCAGCGCTTCGCCGCTGATTCCTTCTGGGAAGGTGGCTCCGGCGTCGTCGTCCTTCCCTGCGGAGCCGGGAAGACCATGGTGGGAGCTGCAGCAATGGCAAAAGCCCAGGCCACAACCCTCATACTGGTGACCAACACTGTGGCAGGCCGCCAATGGCGCGACGAACTTCTCCGCCGCACGTCCCTAACCGAAGAAGAAATCGGCGAATACTCGGGAGAAAAAAAAGAAATCCGCCCTGTGACCATCGCCACCTACCAAGTAGTCACCCGAAAAACAAAAGGTGAATACCGGGCGCTAGAGCTTTTCGACTCTCGCGACTGGGGACTGATAATCTACGACGAAGTTCACCTTCTCCCCGCTCCCGTCTTCCGCATGACCTCGGACCTGCAATCCCGCCGCCGCCTCGGCCTCACCGCCACGCTTGTCCGCGAGGATGGTCTAGAGGGCGACGTCTTCTCCCTCATCGGCCCCAAACGTTACGACGCCCCGTGGAAAGACATCGAAGCCCAAGGCTACATTGCCGCCGCCGAATGCGTTGAAGTACGCGTGACCATGACAAAAGCAGAACGCATGGCCTACGCCACCGCTGAACGATCGGTCCGCTACCGCCTTGCAGCCTGCGCTGAAACCAAAAACAAAGTGGTAAAAAAACTTGTAGAGCAGCACAAAGGCGAGCCAACCCTGGTGATCGGCGCCTATATTGACCAGCTTGAAGAACTCGGCGGCATCCTTGACGCCCCTGTCATTGATGGCAAGACCTCCAACAAAAAACGCGAAGAACTCTTTGATGCCTTCCGTAAAGGTACCCTCAACGTGCTGGTCGTGAGTAAAGTGGCTAACTTCTCTATCGACCTCCCCGAAGCGGCCGTGGCCATCCAAGTCTCCGGCACGTTCGGGTCTCGGCAAGAGGAAGCCCAACGCCTAGGCCGCCTCCTCCGGCCCAAAGCTAACGGTCGCGAAGCCCTGTTCTACACCGTAGTCAGCCGCGATACGCTCGACACCGAATACGCGGCACACCGCCAACGCTTCCTCGCTGAACAAGGCTACGCCTACCGCATTGTCGATGCCGACGATCTACTCTTCCCCATCAAGGACAACTAG
- a CDS encoding DUF3027 domain-containing protein, whose product MPTSRHPSQHRRRARSAARTPAFLHGDNAVAVARAALIEEGGAAAVGEHVSVTSHGDGVAEHRFAATVPGYCGWEWCVILACVSGSNRITVNEVALLPGAQALQAPAWVPWADRVRPGDLKPGDLMPPRSDDHRLDDAPAGHPSQKILSTEGLHTTMARWRSGDFGPCSEFARKAEEHCATCAFYLPMPAPAGTAFGACVNEFSADGRIVHSDYGCGAHSNTRANETSVVEKPFDDGNY is encoded by the coding sequence GTGCCAACCTCACGTCACCCATCACAGCATCGCCGACGCGCTCGCAGCGCCGCCCGCACGCCAGCGTTTCTCCACGGTGACAACGCAGTGGCGGTTGCCCGCGCGGCGCTGATCGAGGAAGGCGGTGCGGCTGCGGTTGGGGAGCATGTGTCCGTGACATCCCACGGGGACGGCGTAGCGGAGCACCGTTTCGCGGCGACGGTACCTGGTTACTGCGGATGGGAATGGTGCGTGATCCTTGCCTGCGTGTCGGGGTCGAACCGTATCACCGTCAACGAGGTGGCGTTGCTTCCTGGAGCGCAGGCGCTGCAGGCCCCCGCGTGGGTGCCGTGGGCGGATCGGGTGCGGCCCGGCGACCTGAAACCTGGTGACCTGATGCCGCCGCGTTCCGACGACCATCGGCTTGACGACGCTCCGGCGGGTCACCCATCACAAAAAATACTCAGCACCGAGGGCCTGCATACTACGATGGCTCGGTGGCGTAGCGGTGATTTTGGGCCCTGTTCTGAATTTGCTAGGAAAGCGGAAGAACACTGCGCTACCTGTGCGTTCTATCTACCCATGCCCGCGCCAGCCGGGACAGCGTTCGGCGCGTGCGTCAACGAGTTTTCCGCTGACGGGCGCATCGTCCACTCCGACTACGGGTGCGGTGCCCATTCCAACACCCGTGCCAATGAAACATCAGTGGTGGAGAAACCCTTTGATGATGGTAACTACTAA
- a CDS encoding resuscitation-promoting factor Rpf1 domain-containing protein, with amino-acid sequence MARHAAATKSTFAKLAASTVALGTAATIMSPTASAAPDSDWDRLAQCEAGGNWSINTGNGFHGGLQFSPSTWNAYGGNRYAPNAYQATREQQIAVAEKVLAGQGWGAWPSCSRKLGLSAGATPRDEAQPAASTPAAPQNNTSDSAAVDSLYDAISSAFSSRGMEVPSQVTALYNANRHDFNNFYNANRGTIDAMLAH; translated from the coding sequence ATGGCACGTCATGCAGCTGCTACCAAGTCCACCTTCGCTAAGCTCGCCGCATCTACCGTAGCCCTCGGGACCGCCGCTACGATTATGTCCCCGACGGCTTCCGCGGCCCCCGATTCCGACTGGGATCGCCTTGCACAGTGCGAGGCAGGTGGCAACTGGAGCATCAACACCGGCAATGGTTTCCATGGTGGCCTTCAGTTCTCCCCAAGCACATGGAACGCATACGGCGGCAACCGCTACGCCCCGAACGCTTACCAGGCAACTCGCGAACAGCAGATTGCAGTGGCCGAAAAAGTCCTGGCCGGACAGGGCTGGGGCGCATGGCCGTCCTGCTCCCGCAAACTAGGCCTAAGCGCCGGCGCCACCCCACGCGACGAAGCCCAGCCTGCCGCATCCACGCCGGCCGCCCCTCAGAACAACACATCCGACTCCGCCGCTGTGGATTCCCTGTATGATGCCATCTCTTCCGCGTTCAGTTCCCGCGGTATGGAGGTCCCCAGCCAGGTGACTGCGTTGTACAACGCTAACCGCCACGACTTCAATAACTTCTACAACGCTAACCGCGGCACCATCGACGCGATGCTTGCCCATTAA
- a CDS encoding solute symporter family protein, translated as MTLHSTILAAENTIETGNPILNIAIFVIFIVATMTIVVRATRQTSQKGSDFYTGGASFSGWQNGLAIAGDYLSAAAFLGVTGAIALYGYDGFLYSVGFLIALLVALVLVAEPLRNTGKFTMADVLSFRLKQRPVRTAAAMSTLMISLFYLIAQMAGAGGLVALLLGISGKAAQAGVVAIVGVLMIIYVLVGGMKGTTYVQMIKAVLLVGGSIIIALLTFWFIKGGFNAVVETAIANHPKGEAIVNPGLKYGKNELTKLDFISLGAALVFGTAGLPHVLMRFYTVPTAREARRSVTWTIGIVALFFLLTVVMGYGAAALVGPEQIQAAPGGVNSAVLLLSSRVGGTIFMACISAIAFATILAVVAGLAITASASVAHDLYNSVLRNGQATEEEQVRVSRITVVVIGVLAIVLGIGAMGQNIAFLVALAFGIAASANLPTILYSLYWKKFNTTGALFSIYGGLLTSIVLIIFSPAVSGAETAMIPSMDFAWFPLTNPSVVAIPAGFLLGIIGTLVGKPDNYDELAAEMEVRSLTGVGVEKAVQH; from the coding sequence ATGACTCTCCACTCCACCATTCTCGCAGCAGAGAACACAATCGAAACCGGCAACCCCATTCTCAACATTGCCATTTTTGTCATCTTCATCGTCGCCACAATGACCATAGTGGTGCGCGCAACCCGGCAGACCTCACAAAAAGGCTCCGATTTCTACACTGGCGGAGCATCCTTCTCTGGCTGGCAAAACGGCCTCGCCATCGCAGGTGACTACCTGTCCGCCGCCGCGTTCCTCGGGGTAACCGGCGCAATTGCGCTCTACGGTTACGATGGGTTCCTTTACTCCGTGGGCTTCCTCATCGCCCTCCTCGTTGCCTTGGTCCTCGTTGCCGAGCCGCTGCGTAACACCGGGAAATTCACCATGGCCGATGTGCTGTCATTCCGCCTCAAGCAGCGACCTGTGCGCACAGCCGCCGCGATGTCCACGTTGATGATCTCCTTGTTTTACCTAATCGCGCAGATGGCCGGTGCGGGCGGCTTGGTTGCCTTGTTGTTGGGCATCTCCGGCAAAGCCGCGCAGGCCGGTGTTGTCGCCATCGTCGGTGTACTCATGATCATCTACGTTCTGGTCGGCGGCATGAAGGGCACAACCTATGTGCAGATGATCAAGGCCGTTCTGCTCGTTGGTGGTTCCATCATTATCGCGCTGTTGACGTTCTGGTTCATCAAGGGTGGCTTTAACGCTGTTGTTGAAACCGCGATTGCCAACCACCCCAAAGGCGAAGCGATTGTGAACCCGGGACTCAAATACGGCAAGAACGAACTGACCAAACTGGACTTCATTTCCTTAGGTGCCGCCCTGGTGTTCGGCACCGCTGGACTCCCCCATGTTCTAATGCGCTTCTACACGGTGCCCACCGCCCGGGAGGCTCGCCGCTCCGTGACCTGGACCATCGGGATTGTCGCGCTGTTCTTCCTACTCACTGTCGTCATGGGCTACGGCGCTGCAGCCCTAGTTGGCCCCGAGCAAATTCAGGCTGCTCCTGGCGGAGTGAACTCTGCTGTACTGTTGCTGTCCTCTCGAGTGGGCGGGACGATCTTCATGGCCTGCATTTCCGCCATTGCGTTTGCCACCATTCTCGCAGTGGTCGCGGGCCTGGCCATCACCGCATCCGCATCAGTGGCGCATGACCTATACAACTCGGTGCTTCGCAACGGCCAGGCTACGGAAGAAGAACAGGTTCGCGTATCCCGCATCACAGTCGTCGTGATTGGCGTGCTGGCCATTGTTCTAGGCATTGGTGCCATGGGGCAAAATATTGCCTTCCTGGTGGCGCTGGCATTCGGTATCGCGGCGTCGGCAAACCTGCCCACCATCCTGTACTCGCTGTACTGGAAGAAGTTCAACACTACCGGTGCCCTGTTTTCCATCTACGGCGGGCTACTCACCTCTATTGTGCTGATCATTTTCTCCCCGGCCGTCTCGGGTGCAGAAACAGCCATGATACCCAGCATGGACTTCGCGTGGTTCCCGCTAACCAACCCCTCCGTTGTCGCCATTCCTGCGGGCTTCCTGCTAGGCATCATTGGTACCCTGGTGGGTAAGCCGGACAACTACGACGAGCTGGCTGCGGAAATGGAAGTTCGATCCCTGACCGGTGTAGGCGTGGAAAAGGCGGTCCAGCACTAG
- a CDS encoding DUF485 domain-containing protein: MTDSTRAQHIPTHTPTPKEFLEVSQSPEFASLKTTFRSFAFPMTIAFLAWYLGYIVTATYATSFVQRPVFGVITVGMVLGLAQFVTAGLITWAYVRFADNKLDPAAEAIRTMMENPKDA, translated from the coding sequence ATGACTGATTCGACTCGTGCCCAGCACATACCGACACACACACCAACACCCAAGGAATTCCTTGAGGTTTCCCAAAGCCCTGAGTTTGCATCGCTGAAGACCACGTTCCGCAGCTTTGCTTTCCCCATGACCATTGCATTCCTGGCCTGGTATCTCGGCTACATCGTTACCGCCACCTACGCCACGAGTTTTGTTCAGCGTCCCGTCTTCGGTGTCATCACCGTCGGCATGGTATTGGGACTCGCGCAGTTTGTCACTGCCGGCCTAATCACCTGGGCCTACGTCCGCTTTGCCGACAACAAGCTTGACCCGGCCGCCGAGGCTATTCGCACCATGATGGAAAATCCGAAGGACGCGTAA
- a CDS encoding helicase-associated domain-containing protein codes for MKKRMNNNNADSASPLTFEQWLSEQPDERLATILRNRPDCALPIPPSFSSLAARLRLPLAVKRAVDKLGAMDIAVVEAASARGAELQPVSTPEVVEEIRGRLHAYSTPDEDIPTQYDVEAALETLKDHALLYSTTTDGSSFQLLPEVMSEIPRHFLVLPESASAGPPLTHQQVEELLDALSPQESKILDTLAQAGGVGLSKDAAPDADPTRPVAMLIAKGLLTRVDHNTVRLRAITRNVLLNPSNTPHRYTLVPATRMPDTPPSDKDVQKVDQAATAAGLEVTRMMRRLLEELGREPAPCLKNGSLGVRAATKLAKTLDIDNLTLARLMCLADSADLISTGEPDPPPQNDNLGDYLAPTPLADDWLQSDPADQWASLLEAWRNSQWSPWLVGHKDDTNKTIHLLDHAALDTHLPAITALTMRPFLRLPPGTPVPPDNVSMDMRYLSPLRGSHIDPTRVADICSNAEWIGAIALNAASTPLRTMMGTSDTDAYEALRKVTQSLTPEPGTTLIAQADMTILAPGPLTTEIQEQVETLADVESPGLASVYRITEASIRRALDTGRTGADLQQFLEENVLGDVPQSITYLITDVARRHGTLRGGPAISYLRSDDPALLAQAVQTPAAARLALRLIAPTVAISQAPLIEVLDNLREAGFQPVAEDATGASIDVRPSPSRITSYQGRPAATREAIDAGLIHAVVSELRRNNTATTAASQGTTATNDQGQVLQGREALSVLQAAVRGRKTVTLGFVDKQGTQMHRVVRPLTVSGGQVDALDAATGKVHRFQLHRITEVILD; via the coding sequence ATGAAAAAACGCATGAACAACAACAATGCGGATTCCGCCTCCCCCCTCACTTTCGAACAATGGCTGAGTGAGCAACCAGACGAACGGCTGGCAACCATATTGCGAAACCGCCCTGATTGTGCGCTCCCCATACCTCCAAGTTTCAGCTCTTTAGCTGCACGTTTGCGGCTCCCCCTTGCGGTCAAACGCGCCGTGGACAAGCTCGGTGCCATGGACATCGCTGTGGTTGAAGCCGCTTCAGCACGAGGCGCAGAATTACAACCAGTGTCTACCCCCGAAGTGGTGGAGGAAATCAGGGGGAGACTTCATGCGTACTCTACCCCCGACGAGGACATACCCACCCAATACGACGTCGAGGCCGCACTGGAAACGCTCAAAGACCATGCATTGCTGTATAGCACAACCACTGACGGAAGTTCCTTCCAGCTCCTCCCAGAGGTAATGAGCGAAATACCCCGCCACTTCCTCGTCTTGCCGGAATCCGCCAGCGCCGGTCCACCACTTACCCACCAGCAGGTCGAGGAACTCCTTGATGCGTTAAGCCCACAGGAAAGCAAAATCCTGGATACACTCGCGCAGGCTGGTGGCGTGGGCCTCAGCAAAGACGCGGCACCCGATGCCGACCCCACTCGCCCCGTGGCCATGCTCATAGCCAAGGGACTACTCACCCGGGTTGATCACAACACTGTGCGCCTGCGGGCCATCACCCGCAACGTACTCCTCAACCCCAGCAACACGCCCCACAGGTATACCCTCGTCCCGGCAACCCGCATGCCGGATACTCCGCCTTCGGATAAAGATGTCCAGAAGGTCGACCAGGCCGCCACCGCCGCCGGTCTAGAGGTCACCCGTATGATGCGGCGCTTGCTTGAGGAACTCGGTCGAGAACCCGCACCCTGCCTCAAAAATGGGTCCCTTGGCGTTCGCGCAGCCACAAAGCTCGCCAAAACTTTAGACATTGATAACCTCACCCTCGCCCGCCTGATGTGCCTAGCTGACAGCGCAGATCTCATCAGCACTGGCGAACCCGATCCGCCGCCGCAGAACGACAACCTCGGCGATTACCTCGCCCCCACCCCGCTCGCCGACGACTGGCTCCAGAGCGATCCTGCCGACCAATGGGCAAGCCTGCTGGAAGCCTGGCGAAACTCGCAATGGTCGCCCTGGCTCGTGGGGCACAAAGACGACACCAACAAAACCATCCACCTCCTCGATCACGCAGCACTCGACACTCACCTCCCAGCCATCACCGCGCTAACCATGCGCCCGTTCCTCCGCCTCCCCCCAGGGACACCAGTACCACCAGACAATGTCAGCATGGACATGCGGTACCTTTCTCCCCTGCGTGGCAGTCACATCGATCCCACCCGCGTTGCTGATATCTGCAGCAACGCGGAGTGGATAGGTGCCATCGCCCTTAATGCCGCCAGCACCCCACTCCGCACCATGATGGGTACTTCCGACACCGATGCTTATGAGGCACTACGCAAGGTCACCCAAAGCCTCACCCCAGAACCCGGAACCACCCTCATCGCCCAGGCAGACATGACGATCCTCGCACCAGGGCCACTGACCACGGAGATTCAAGAACAGGTGGAAACACTAGCGGACGTGGAATCTCCGGGTCTTGCCAGCGTGTACCGAATCACCGAGGCGTCAATACGCAGGGCTCTGGACACCGGACGCACGGGTGCGGACCTGCAGCAGTTCCTTGAAGAAAACGTCCTTGGCGACGTCCCCCAATCCATCACCTACCTCATCACTGATGTAGCGCGGCGGCACGGCACCCTCCGCGGTGGTCCTGCCATCTCCTACCTACGTAGCGACGACCCCGCGCTCCTCGCTCAGGCTGTCCAAACCCCAGCCGCCGCACGTCTCGCACTGCGACTCATCGCCCCCACCGTGGCCATCTCCCAGGCACCGCTCATTGAGGTGCTGGACAACCTCCGCGAGGCAGGCTTCCAGCCCGTCGCGGAAGATGCCACCGGCGCGAGTATTGACGTCCGCCCATCCCCCAGCCGTATCACTTCCTACCAAGGTCGCCCTGCCGCCACTCGCGAGGCTATCGACGCCGGACTCATCCATGCTGTTGTCTCCGAACTGCGCCGCAACAACACCGCCACCACCGCAGCGTCCCAAGGAACCACTGCTACCAACGACCAAGGGCAAGTACTCCAAGGCCGGGAGGCATTAAGTGTGTTGCAGGCAGCCGTACGGGGCCGGAAAACAGTAACCCTCGGGTTCGTCGATAAGCAAGGGACGCAGATGCATCGTGTGGTGCGGCCGCTTACTGTATCTGGCGGGCAGGTGGACGCACTGGACGCCGCAACCGGGAAGGTCCACCGCTTTCAACTACACCGCATCACTGAGGTGATACTGGATTAG